One Streptomyces sp. ML-6 genomic region harbors:
- a CDS encoding branched-chain amino acid aminotransferase produces the protein MTTPTIELKPSANPLSDAEREAHMANPGFGRRFTDHMVTIRWTEGRGWHDGQLIPYGPLSLDPATTVFHYAQEIFEGLKAYRRPDGSVATFRPEANARRFQASARRLAMPELPVETFIEACDLLVRQDNAWVPPHGGEESLYLRPFMIATEVGLGVKPANEYLFVVIASPAGAYFPGGVKPVSIWLSENRVRAVPGGVGDAKTGGNYAASLLAQAEASAKGCDQVAYLDAVEHKWVEELGGMNLYFVYGNRIVTPALTGSLLAGVTRDSLLQVARDLGYESEEGRVSIDQWRADTENGTLTEVFACGTAAVITPVGTVKSEGGEWTQSGGEPGEVTMKLRERLLDIQRGVVEDTHGWMHPLG, from the coding sequence ATGACGACGCCCACGATCGAGCTCAAGCCCTCCGCGAACCCGTTGTCCGACGCGGAGCGCGAGGCGCACATGGCCAACCCCGGATTCGGTCGCCGCTTCACCGACCACATGGTGACGATCCGGTGGACCGAGGGCCGCGGCTGGCACGACGGCCAGCTCATCCCCTACGGCCCGCTCTCGCTCGACCCCGCGACCACCGTGTTCCACTACGCGCAGGAGATCTTCGAGGGCCTCAAGGCCTACCGCCGGCCCGACGGCAGTGTCGCCACGTTCCGCCCCGAGGCCAACGCCCGGCGCTTCCAGGCCTCGGCACGCCGCCTGGCCATGCCGGAGCTGCCCGTCGAGACCTTCATCGAGGCGTGCGACCTGCTGGTCCGGCAGGACAACGCCTGGGTTCCCCCGCACGGCGGCGAGGAGTCCCTCTACCTGCGCCCGTTCATGATCGCGACCGAGGTCGGCCTCGGGGTGAAGCCCGCCAACGAGTACCTGTTCGTGGTGATCGCCTCGCCCGCCGGCGCGTACTTCCCCGGCGGTGTGAAGCCGGTCTCCATCTGGCTCTCCGAGAACCGGGTGCGCGCCGTCCCCGGCGGCGTGGGCGACGCCAAGACCGGCGGCAACTACGCCGCGTCCCTCCTCGCCCAGGCCGAGGCCAGTGCCAAGGGCTGCGACCAGGTCGCCTACCTCGACGCGGTCGAGCACAAGTGGGTCGAGGAGCTCGGCGGCATGAACCTGTACTTCGTGTACGGGAACAGGATCGTCACCCCGGCGCTGACCGGCTCCCTGCTCGCCGGCGTCACCCGTGACTCGCTGCTCCAGGTCGCCCGCGACCTCGGCTACGAGTCCGAGGAGGGCCGCGTCTCCATCGACCAGTGGCGCGCCGACACCGAGAACGGCACCCTCACCGAGGTCTTCGCCTGCGGCACCGCGGCCGTCATCACCCCCGTCGGCACCGTCAAGTCCGAGGGCGGCGAGTGGACCCAGAGCGGGGGCGAGCCCGGCGAGGTCACGATGAAGCTGCGCGAGCGGCTGCTGGACATCCAGCGCGGGGTCGTCGAGGACACCCACGGCTGGATGCACCCGCTCGGCTGA
- the ureA gene encoding urease subunit gamma yields the protein MRLTPTERDRLLLFGAAELARARRARGLRLNVPEATALIADTVCEAARDGLRLAEAIEAARSVLGPDDVLPGVADVVTEVHVEAVFDDGSRLAVVPAPLGGSLGDRAPGAVLPGPAGPGPEPAVRLEVRNTATVPVSVTSHYHFFEANPRLDFDRSAAYGMRLCVPAGSSVRFGPGESVEVGLVPIGGDRIAIGFAGLVDGPLDAPGAREEALRRAAACGYLGAGR from the coding sequence GTGCGACTGACCCCTACGGAACGCGACCGGCTGCTGCTCTTCGGCGCGGCCGAACTGGCCCGGGCCCGCCGCGCCCGGGGGCTGAGACTCAATGTCCCCGAGGCGACCGCGCTGATCGCGGACACGGTCTGCGAGGCCGCCCGGGACGGGCTCCGGCTGGCGGAGGCCATCGAGGCCGCCCGCTCGGTGCTCGGCCCCGACGACGTGCTGCCCGGCGTGGCCGACGTCGTCACCGAGGTCCACGTGGAGGCCGTCTTCGACGACGGCTCGCGGCTCGCCGTGGTCCCCGCCCCGCTGGGCGGGAGCCTCGGCGACCGGGCGCCCGGGGCCGTCCTCCCCGGACCCGCCGGGCCCGGGCCGGAACCCGCCGTACGGCTGGAGGTCCGCAACACCGCGACCGTGCCGGTCTCCGTGACCTCGCACTACCACTTCTTCGAGGCCAACCCGCGGCTCGACTTCGACCGCTCGGCCGCGTACGGGATGCGGCTGTGCGTCCCTGCCGGGTCCTCCGTCCGCTTCGGGCCGGGGGAGTCGGTCGAGGTGGGGCTCGTGCCCATCGGCGGGGACCGGATCGCGATCGGCTTCGCCGGGCTGGTCGACGGCCCGCTCGACGCGCCCGGCGCGCGGGAAGAGGCCCTGCGGCGCGCCGCGGCCTGCGGATACCTGGGAGCAGGACGATGA
- a CDS encoding TetR family transcriptional regulator C-terminal domain-containing protein — MSPAPRRRNTAPPREELLAAAMATIAERGLDGLTMAGLGREVGMSSGHLLYYFHTKDELLLQTLEWSEGRLGTRRRALLAGRATARERLHGYIDLYLPDGDRDPHWTLWLEVWNRSRAADDDARARQAAIEDAWHRDLVALVREGIAGGEFRAVDAERFATRLRALLDGFSVHVAVGIPGTGRSRVLAEAGEFVEESLAAR, encoded by the coding sequence GTGTCCCCCGCGCCACGCCGTCGCAACACCGCCCCGCCCCGTGAGGAACTGCTGGCCGCAGCCATGGCCACCATCGCCGAACGGGGGCTCGACGGCCTCACCATGGCCGGGCTCGGCCGCGAGGTCGGCATGAGCAGCGGACACCTCCTCTACTACTTCCACACCAAGGACGAGCTGCTGCTCCAGACCCTGGAGTGGAGCGAGGGACGGCTCGGCACGCGGCGGCGCGCCCTGCTCGCGGGGCGGGCGACGGCCCGCGAACGGCTCCACGGATACATCGACCTGTACCTCCCCGACGGCGACCGCGACCCGCACTGGACGCTCTGGCTGGAGGTGTGGAACCGCTCGCGGGCCGCGGACGACGACGCGCGCGCCCGGCAGGCCGCCATCGAGGACGCCTGGCACCGCGACCTGGTGGCCCTGGTGCGGGAGGGCATCGCGGGCGGCGAGTTCCGCGCCGTCGACGCCGAACGGTTCGCGACCCGGCTGCGCGCCCTGCTCGACGGCTTCAGCGTCCACGTCGCGGTCGGCATCCCCGGCACGGGACGTTCCCGGGTCCTCGCCGAGGCGGGGGAGTTCGTCGAGGAATCGCTCGCCGCCCGCTGA
- a CDS encoding urease subunit alpha — translation MSIDPYEYASVHGPRAGDRVRLGDSGLTVRVESDAQAYGEEFLAGFGKTARDGLHLKAAAVRDTCDVVISNVLVIDAVQGIRKVSIGIREGRISAIGRAGNPDTLDGVDVVVGTGTTIVSGEGMIATAGAVDTHVHLLSPRIMEASLASGVTTIIGQEFGPVWGVGVNSPWALRHAFNAFDAWPVNIGFLGRGSSSHGAPLVEALAEGGACGFKVHEDMGAHTRALDTALRVAEEHDVQVALHSDGLNECLSVEDTLRVLEGRTIHAFHIEGCGGGHVPNVLKMAGVPNVIGSSTNPTLPFGRDAVAEHYGMIVSVHDLKTDLPGDAAMARDRIRAGTMGAEDVLHDLGAIGITSSDAQGMGRAGETVRRTFAMAGKMKAEFGPMDGDGPDDDNARVLRYIAKLTINPAIAHGLAHEVGSIETGKLADIVLWRPEFFGAKPQLVLKAGFPAYGVTGDPNAATDTCEPLVLGPQFGAYGATAADLSVAFVSRAATQLGADSMPTRRRRVGVHGTRGIGPGDLVHNSRTGEVAVDARSGLVTLDGDPLRSEPADSVSLNRLYFL, via the coding sequence ATGAGCATCGACCCGTACGAGTACGCCTCCGTGCACGGCCCGCGCGCCGGGGACCGGGTCAGGCTCGGCGACAGCGGGCTGACCGTCCGCGTCGAGTCCGACGCGCAGGCGTACGGCGAGGAGTTCCTCGCCGGATTCGGCAAGACCGCCCGCGACGGGCTGCACCTCAAGGCCGCCGCCGTCCGCGACACCTGCGACGTCGTCATCAGCAACGTGCTGGTCATCGACGCCGTGCAGGGCATCCGCAAGGTCTCGATCGGCATCCGCGAGGGCCGGATCTCGGCGATCGGCCGGGCCGGCAACCCCGACACCCTCGACGGCGTGGACGTCGTCGTCGGCACGGGCACGACGATCGTCTCCGGCGAGGGCATGATCGCGACGGCGGGCGCCGTCGACACCCACGTCCACCTGCTCTCGCCGCGGATCATGGAGGCGTCCCTCGCCTCCGGCGTCACCACGATCATCGGCCAGGAGTTCGGCCCGGTCTGGGGCGTCGGCGTCAACTCGCCCTGGGCGCTGCGCCACGCCTTCAACGCCTTCGACGCCTGGCCGGTCAACATCGGCTTCCTGGGCCGCGGTTCCTCCTCCCACGGGGCGCCGCTGGTCGAGGCGCTCGCGGAGGGCGGGGCCTGCGGATTCAAGGTCCACGAGGACATGGGCGCCCACACCCGCGCCCTGGACACCGCGCTGCGGGTCGCCGAGGAACACGACGTCCAGGTCGCCCTGCACAGCGACGGGCTGAACGAGTGCCTGTCGGTCGAGGACACCCTGCGCGTCCTGGAGGGCCGCACGATCCACGCCTTCCACATCGAGGGCTGCGGCGGCGGACACGTCCCCAACGTCCTGAAGATGGCCGGTGTGCCGAACGTCATCGGCTCGTCCACCAACCCGACCCTGCCCTTCGGCCGGGACGCCGTCGCCGAGCACTACGGGATGATCGTCTCCGTCCACGACCTCAAGACGGACCTGCCGGGCGACGCCGCCATGGCCCGTGACCGCATCCGGGCCGGGACGATGGGCGCCGAGGACGTGCTGCACGACCTGGGCGCCATCGGCATCACCTCCTCCGACGCCCAGGGCATGGGCCGGGCCGGCGAGACGGTGCGCCGCACCTTCGCCATGGCCGGGAAGATGAAGGCCGAGTTCGGCCCGATGGACGGCGACGGCCCCGACGACGACAACGCCCGGGTGCTGCGCTACATCGCCAAGCTCACCATCAACCCCGCCATCGCCCACGGCCTCGCGCACGAGGTCGGCTCCATCGAGACCGGCAAGCTCGCCGACATCGTGCTGTGGCGGCCCGAGTTCTTCGGCGCCAAGCCGCAACTGGTGCTCAAGGCCGGCTTCCCCGCGTACGGCGTCACCGGCGACCCGAACGCCGCCACCGACACCTGCGAACCGCTCGTGCTCGGACCGCAGTTCGGGGCGTACGGGGCGACCGCCGCCGACCTCTCCGTCGCCTTCGTCTCCCGGGCCGCGACCCAGCTCGGGGCGGACTCGATGCCCACCCGCCGGCGCCGCGTCGGGGTGCACGGCACCCGGGGCATCGGCCCCGGCGACCTCGTGCACAACTCCCGCACCGGAGAGGTCGCCGTGGACGCCCGCAGCGGCCTGGTCACCCTGGACGGCGACCCGCTGCGCTCCGAGCCCGCCGACTCCGTCTCCCTCAACCGCCTCTACTTCCTCTGA
- a CDS encoding 3-isopropylmalate dehydrogenase has translation MSRSINLAVIPGDGIGQEVVAQGLKVLRAVLPQDVKLETKEYDLGARRWHRTGETLPDAELEALKEHDAILLGAIGDPSVPSGVLERGLLLKLRFAFDHFINLRPSKLFPNTATPLAGRPDIDFVVVREGTEGPYTGNGGSLRTGTPAEIATEVSVNTAYGVERVVRDAFERANARPRKKLTLVHKNNVLVYAGHMWKNIFDRVATEYPEVTTDYLHVDAATIFFVTQPERFDVIVTDNLFGDILTDLAAAVTGGIGLAASGNINPTGAFPSMFEPVHGSAPDIAGQGKADPTATILSVALLLRHLGHEAEAVRIEDAVSADLAERDGTARTTEQIGDALAVRVAG, from the coding sequence ATGTCTCGCAGCATCAATCTCGCAGTGATCCCCGGTGACGGAATCGGCCAGGAGGTCGTGGCCCAGGGCCTCAAGGTCCTCAGGGCCGTGCTTCCGCAGGATGTGAAGCTGGAGACCAAGGAGTACGACCTTGGTGCCCGGCGCTGGCACCGCACCGGCGAAACCCTCCCGGACGCGGAGCTCGAAGCCCTCAAGGAGCACGACGCCATCCTGCTCGGCGCGATCGGTGACCCCTCCGTGCCGTCCGGGGTCCTGGAGCGCGGGCTCCTGCTGAAGCTGCGGTTCGCCTTCGACCACTTCATCAACCTGAGGCCGTCGAAGCTCTTCCCGAACACCGCGACCCCGCTGGCCGGCCGCCCGGACATCGACTTCGTCGTCGTCCGCGAGGGCACCGAGGGCCCCTACACGGGCAACGGCGGCTCGCTGCGCACCGGCACCCCGGCCGAGATCGCCACCGAGGTCAGCGTCAACACCGCGTACGGCGTCGAGCGCGTCGTCCGGGACGCGTTCGAGCGGGCGAACGCCCGCCCCCGCAAGAAGCTGACGCTGGTGCACAAGAACAACGTCCTGGTGTACGCGGGCCACATGTGGAAGAACATCTTCGACCGCGTCGCGACCGAATACCCCGAGGTCACCACGGACTACCTGCACGTCGACGCGGCGACGATCTTCTTCGTCACCCAGCCGGAGCGCTTCGACGTCATCGTCACCGACAACCTCTTCGGCGACATCCTCACCGACCTCGCCGCCGCCGTGACCGGTGGCATCGGCCTGGCCGCCTCCGGCAACATCAACCCGACGGGCGCCTTCCCGTCGATGTTCGAACCGGTCCACGGCTCCGCCCCCGACATCGCGGGGCAGGGCAAGGCCGACCCGACCGCCACGATCCTCTCCGTCGCCCTCCTGCTGCGCCACCTCGGTCACGAGGCCGAGGCCGTGCGCATCGAGGACGCCGTCTCCGCCGACCTCGCGGAGCGCGACGGTACGGCCCGCACGACCGAACAGATCGGCGACGCGCTGGCGGTACGCGTAGCGGGCTGA
- a CDS encoding agmatine deiminase family protein, translating to MTFRMPPEWAPHERTWMAWPGPNPTFGTGAELAAARDAWATVARAVRRFEPVTMVVGPGQEDGARALLGPDIELAVRPLDDAWMRDIGPTFVTDGRQLAAVDWTFNGWGAQGWARWEHDRHIARSVAELADVPVHGSRLVNEGGALHVDGEGTVLLTETVQLGKERNPDWTREQVEAEIHARLGTEKAIWLPRGLSGDYGTYGTLGHVDIVAAFARPGTVVVHVQPDPAHPDHEITRETVRILRGATDARGRSLEVVEVEAPTVLKADGEWVDYSYINHYLCNGGVVLCAFDDPRDQEAAEIFGELFPDRTVTLVDARTIFAGGGGIHCITQQQPKV from the coding sequence ATGACCTTCCGCATGCCGCCCGAGTGGGCCCCGCACGAACGCACCTGGATGGCCTGGCCCGGCCCCAACCCCACCTTCGGCACCGGCGCCGAACTGGCCGCGGCCCGCGACGCCTGGGCCACCGTGGCCCGCGCCGTCCGCCGCTTCGAACCCGTCACGATGGTCGTCGGCCCCGGCCAGGAGGACGGCGCCCGCGCCCTCCTCGGCCCGGACATCGAGCTCGCCGTCCGCCCCCTGGACGACGCCTGGATGCGGGACATCGGCCCCACCTTCGTCACCGACGGACGGCAACTGGCCGCCGTGGACTGGACGTTCAACGGCTGGGGCGCCCAGGGCTGGGCCCGCTGGGAGCACGACCGGCACATCGCCCGCTCCGTCGCCGAACTCGCCGACGTACCCGTGCACGGCTCCCGCCTGGTCAACGAGGGCGGCGCCCTCCACGTCGACGGCGAGGGCACCGTCCTGCTCACCGAGACCGTCCAGCTCGGCAAGGAACGCAACCCCGACTGGACCCGCGAGCAGGTCGAGGCCGAGATCCACGCCCGGCTCGGCACCGAGAAGGCCATCTGGCTGCCGCGCGGACTGTCCGGCGACTACGGCACGTACGGCACCCTCGGCCACGTCGACATCGTCGCCGCCTTCGCCCGCCCCGGCACCGTCGTCGTCCACGTCCAGCCCGACCCGGCCCACCCCGACCACGAGATCACCCGCGAGACCGTCCGCATCCTGCGCGGGGCCACCGACGCCCGGGGCCGCTCCCTGGAGGTCGTCGAGGTCGAGGCACCCACCGTGCTGAAGGCCGACGGGGAGTGGGTCGACTACTCCTACATCAACCACTACCTCTGCAACGGCGGCGTCGTCCTGTGCGCCTTCGACGACCCGCGCGACCAGGAGGCGGCGGAGATCTTCGGCGAACTCTTCCCCGACCGTACGGTGACGCTCGTCGACGCCCGTACCATCTTTGCCGGCGGTGGAGGCATCCACTGCATCACCCAGCAGCAGCCGAAGGTCTGA
- a CDS encoding CDP-alcohol phosphatidyltransferase family protein: MNGLYALKPWYADRLSGARASLARRGVSPDALTAAGVVSAAGAAAALALLPAGPAALPVAVLLAARLAFANLDGALARDTGRTTRRGAVLNELGDRVADLVVLAGFLTLAPLWLVAVAGLAATLPSWVSLAGAAAGTPRRNGGPVGKTERCLLVVVAAASGWAVPVLIVIAAGSLLTAVLRLAGLWRELA, translated from the coding sequence ATGAACGGCCTCTACGCTCTCAAGCCCTGGTACGCGGACCGGCTCTCCGGTGCCCGCGCCTCGCTTGCCCGTCGGGGGGTGTCGCCCGACGCCCTCACCGCGGCCGGGGTGGTCTCGGCCGCCGGTGCCGCCGCCGCGCTGGCCCTGCTGCCCGCCGGCCCCGCGGCCCTGCCGGTCGCCGTGCTCCTCGCGGCCCGGCTCGCCTTCGCCAACCTGGACGGCGCGCTGGCCCGCGACACGGGCCGGACGACCAGGCGCGGCGCGGTGCTCAACGAGCTCGGGGACCGGGTGGCGGACCTGGTCGTGCTGGCCGGGTTCCTGACGCTCGCCCCGCTGTGGCTGGTGGCGGTGGCCGGGCTCGCGGCGACGCTGCCGTCCTGGGTGTCGCTGGCCGGTGCCGCGGCGGGCACGCCCCGGCGCAACGGCGGCCCGGTCGGCAAGACCGAGCGCTGTCTGCTGGTGGTGGTCGCCGCGGCGAGCGGCTGGGCCGTGCCCGTCCTGATCGTGATCGCCGCCGGTTCGCTGCTGACCGCGGTGCTCCGGCTGGCAGGTCTGTGGCGGGAGTTGGCATGA
- a CDS encoding lysophospholipid acyltransferase family protein, translating into MTSTLPRVRDRIAPPVRGRFSAALRRGLWWGVLSLTGGVERRGRLPRGGCVVVANHSSHADTAALLAALDARHTPAIGAAADYWFASPWRRRICRRLAAGFPVRRRGGGMDDLLAMADELRAGRAVVLFPEGTRGRDGEPGSFHRGALVLAERAGVPVVPVGIAGTDRLLPKHGRLRPALVRVAIGDPLPPAAGPREAREAVVALHRRTVAEPLRDSATRRRVAAVAASRWGVPLAFLWALAEALSWPLMPELLLGAVCVAVPGAALRLSLGALAGSLAGGLLALQLASAGVQLPAPLTTDRMRAEVRHALALEGASAVRHQPWNGIPFKVYGAEAGRAGVPTADWLAASATARGSRTLTVGLGFAAFGLLMRRHRRHYGRYLVLLGGGFTTGLSLIVTGWG; encoded by the coding sequence ATGACCTCCACCCTTCCCCGCGTCCGCGACCGGATCGCGCCGCCCGTCCGTGGCCGGTTCTCCGCCGCGCTCCGGCGCGGACTGTGGTGGGGCGTCCTCAGCCTCACCGGTGGGGTGGAGCGGCGCGGCCGGCTGCCCCGCGGCGGCTGTGTCGTCGTCGCCAACCACTCCTCGCACGCCGACACGGCGGCGCTCCTCGCCGCGCTCGACGCCCGGCACACCCCGGCGATCGGGGCGGCGGCGGACTACTGGTTCGCCTCGCCGTGGCGGCGCCGGATCTGCCGCAGGCTCGCCGCCGGGTTCCCGGTCCGGCGCCGCGGCGGCGGCATGGACGACCTGCTGGCCATGGCGGACGAGCTCCGCGCGGGCCGGGCGGTCGTCCTGTTCCCGGAAGGCACCCGGGGCCGGGACGGCGAGCCGGGCTCCTTCCACCGGGGCGCGCTGGTGCTGGCCGAGCGGGCGGGCGTCCCGGTGGTGCCGGTGGGGATCGCGGGCACGGACCGGCTGCTGCCGAAGCACGGCAGGCTGCGCCCGGCGCTGGTGCGGGTGGCGATCGGTGATCCGCTGCCGCCGGCGGCCGGCCCGCGGGAGGCCCGCGAGGCGGTGGTGGCGCTGCACCGGCGTACGGTCGCCGAGCCGCTGCGGGACTCCGCGACGCGGCGCCGGGTGGCGGCGGTCGCCGCCTCGCGGTGGGGCGTCCCGCTGGCGTTCCTGTGGGCGCTGGCGGAGGCGCTGAGCTGGCCGCTGATGCCGGAGCTGCTGCTGGGCGCGGTCTGCGTGGCGGTGCCGGGGGCGGCGCTCAGGCTGTCGCTGGGCGCCCTGGCCGGGAGCCTGGCCGGTGGCCTGCTCGCCCTCCAACTGGCCTCGGCCGGTGTGCAGTTGCCCGCGCCGCTGACCACGGACCGGATGCGGGCCGAGGTGCGTCACGCACTCGCCCTGGAGGGCGCGTCCGCGGTGCGCCACCAGCCGTGGAACGGCATTCCGTTCAAGGTGTACGGGGCGGAGGCGGGGCGCGCGGGGGTGCCGACGGCCGACTGGCTCGCCGCGTCGGCGACGGCCCGCGGCTCCCGGACCCTGACGGTCGGCCTCGGTTTCGCGGCCTTCGGCCTGCTGATGCGCCGCCACCGCCGCCACTACGGCCGCTACCTGGTCCTGCTGGGCGGCGGCTTCACGACGGGGCTCTCGCTGATCGTCACGGGCTGGGGCTGA
- a CDS encoding MFS transporter produces the protein MGREQWKKIWVGSAGNMVEWFDWFVYATFAVYFADSFFPEGNETANLMNTMGIFAVGFFMRPVGGWLLGRIGDRRGRKAALTLTVTLMSASAILIAVAPTYDVAGYGGVAVLLVARLLQGLSVGGEYAASATYLTEASAPERRGFASSFQYVSMTAGQLVGLGLQIVLQRNMSEAALHDWGWRIPFVVGALGAGIVFYLRRNMLETEVYAESGAAGQEDRGTLKALWRHRREALLVMALTMGGTVAYYTYTTYLTKFLSKSAGMEKSTASLVSFCALFVFMCLQPLAGMLSDRVGRRPLLIGFAIGSTFLTVPIMTMLKHAGTFWPAFGLALLALVIVTGYTSINACVKAELFPTGIRALGVALPYALANALFGGTAEYVALWFKKAGVESGFYWYVAGCAAVSLVVYLTMRETRDIDLGRIGSKDADRAGAHRPGATSVTPAP, from the coding sequence ATGGGACGAGAGCAGTGGAAGAAGATCTGGGTCGGCTCGGCCGGCAACATGGTCGAGTGGTTCGACTGGTTCGTGTACGCCACCTTCGCGGTCTACTTCGCGGATTCGTTCTTCCCCGAGGGCAACGAGACCGCCAACCTGATGAACACCATGGGCATCTTCGCCGTCGGCTTCTTCATGCGGCCGGTCGGCGGCTGGCTGCTCGGCCGGATCGGTGACCGCAGAGGACGCAAGGCCGCGCTCACCCTCACCGTCACCCTCATGTCGGCCTCCGCGATCCTCATCGCCGTCGCACCGACGTACGACGTCGCGGGATACGGCGGCGTCGCCGTCCTGCTGGTGGCCCGGCTGCTCCAGGGCCTGTCCGTCGGGGGCGAGTACGCCGCCAGCGCCACCTACCTCACCGAGGCGTCCGCCCCCGAACGGCGCGGCTTCGCCTCCAGCTTCCAGTACGTGTCCATGACCGCGGGACAGCTGGTCGGCCTCGGCCTCCAGATCGTCCTGCAACGCAACATGTCCGAGGCGGCCCTGCACGACTGGGGCTGGCGCATCCCGTTCGTCGTCGGCGCGCTCGGCGCCGGAATCGTCTTCTACCTGCGCCGCAACATGCTGGAGACCGAGGTCTACGCGGAGTCCGGCGCCGCCGGTCAGGAGGACCGGGGCACCCTGAAGGCGCTGTGGCGGCACCGGCGCGAGGCGCTCCTCGTGATGGCGCTGACCATGGGCGGGACCGTCGCCTACTACACGTACACGACCTACCTCACCAAGTTCCTCTCCAAGAGCGCCGGCATGGAGAAGTCCACCGCCTCGCTCGTCAGCTTCTGCGCCCTGTTCGTCTTCATGTGCCTCCAGCCGCTGGCCGGGATGCTCTCCGACCGGGTCGGCCGCCGCCCGCTGCTGATCGGCTTCGCCATCGGCTCCACCTTCCTGACCGTGCCGATCATGACCATGCTCAAGCACGCGGGCACGTTCTGGCCCGCCTTCGGACTGGCGCTGCTCGCCCTGGTGATCGTCACCGGCTACACCTCGATCAACGCCTGCGTGAAGGCGGAGCTGTTCCCGACCGGCATCCGCGCCCTGGGCGTCGCCCTCCCGTACGCCCTGGCCAACGCGCTCTTCGGCGGCACCGCCGAGTACGTGGCGCTCTGGTTCAAGAAGGCGGGCGTCGAGTCCGGCTTCTACTGGTACGTGGCGGGCTGCGCCGCGGTCTCCCTGGTGGTCTACCTGACCATGCGCGAGACCCGGGACATCGACCTGGGCCGGATCGGCAGCAAGGACGCGGACCGGGCCGGTGCGCACCGGCCCGGGGCGACCAGCGTCACCCCCGCGCCCTGA
- a CDS encoding phosphatidate cytidylyltransferase: protein MSAVLIAEEAAARAVPLVAGVLGAGGVAVAVLPSKVRMRAELRKRWRTWALVAPVFLGAYFLGGGGTFVLAAGLGVVAAGEFARMAGLRRGDLAVLVAASVVLPALAWLGPEVLDVRAAALLLVAAALPPVLAGDDRTGFTRTARTAFGLLWIPVALTGLVTLGETGVAVGLAVALGDVGAWCGGTALGRRGPLARPLSPLSPNKTWAGVLGAAVATALPLLVLGAFTFPLWAAVLGGCVLGDLLESMVKRESGVKDAGDWLPGFGGLLDRIDSLLVALLLAMVMT, encoded by the coding sequence ATGAGCGCCGTACTGATCGCCGAGGAGGCGGCGGCGCGGGCCGTGCCGCTGGTCGCGGGGGTGCTGGGGGCGGGCGGGGTCGCCGTCGCGGTACTGCCGTCGAAGGTCCGGATGCGGGCCGAGCTGCGCAAGCGGTGGCGCACCTGGGCCCTGGTGGCGCCGGTCTTCCTGGGGGCGTACTTCCTGGGCGGTGGCGGCACGTTCGTGCTGGCCGCCGGGCTCGGGGTGGTCGCGGCGGGCGAGTTCGCCCGGATGGCGGGGCTGCGGCGCGGCGACCTCGCGGTGCTGGTGGCGGCCTCGGTGGTGCTTCCCGCGCTGGCGTGGCTGGGGCCGGAGGTCCTCGACGTGCGGGCGGCGGCGCTGCTGCTGGTCGCGGCCGCGCTTCCGCCGGTGCTGGCCGGGGACGACCGGACCGGCTTCACCCGCACCGCCCGCACCGCCTTCGGGCTGCTGTGGATCCCGGTCGCCCTGACCGGTCTGGTGACGCTCGGCGAGACCGGTGTCGCGGTGGGGCTCGCGGTGGCGCTCGGCGACGTCGGCGCCTGGTGCGGCGGCACGGCGCTGGGACGCCGCGGTCCGCTCGCCCGGCCGCTCTCGCCGCTCTCCCCCAACAAGACCTGGGCGGGCGTGCTCGGCGCGGCGGTGGCCACGGCCCTGCCGCTGCTCGTGCTCGGCGCGTTCACGTTCCCGCTGTGGGCCGCGGTGCTCGGCGGCTGCGTCCTCGGCGACCTCCTCGAATCGATGGTCAAGCGCGAGTCGGGGGTGAAGGACGCGGGCGACTGGCTGCCCGGCTTCGGCGGCCTCCTCGACCGGATCGACTCCCTGCTGGTGGCTCTCCTCCTGGCGATGGTGATGACATGA